The bacterium genome window below encodes:
- a CDS encoding methyl-accepting chemotaxis protein yields the protein MSTSRPGLKKAEIVLYSAITLLGVVLGLTFPLLANLKQDGRFWYYLICVLSGVFAAGLILWVVQKIVLAPLEEFLDAMERASQGDLNVSIEGKYIGDFQTLAQHFNTMLRSIRGSVEQLKKSSEETLYLAEQLTQTIQQMHGATEEVSSTIQNISKGAEEQAVKVQEAFNIIDKMAGNIQSSAELLSTSERVVARAKETSAAGSRAVQRTTVQMNAIHEVVQNSAREVTELGFRSKAIGKVVEVITHISDQTNLLALNAAIEAARAGEYGRGFAVVAEEVKKLAEGSAEAANQIGVMIREIQKEISVVVSSMASGAEKVTQGLAVVSEGGDALKEIQAASDEVAVQVQEISKSFENQADQAGKVVEAITNIVAVSEENASATEEISASTEELTASMESMVAAARQLEGVAQRLREAAANFKE from the coding sequence ATGAGCACCAGCCGTCCGGGCCTCAAGAAGGCCGAGATCGTCCTTTATTCGGCCATCACCCTCCTGGGGGTGGTCTTGGGACTTACGTTCCCCCTACTGGCCAACTTGAAGCAGGACGGACGCTTCTGGTATTACCTGATCTGCGTCCTTTCGGGTGTCTTCGCCGCCGGCCTGATCCTTTGGGTGGTCCAAAAGATCGTCCTGGCGCCCTTGGAGGAATTCCTGGACGCCATGGAAAGGGCTTCCCAGGGGGACCTGAACGTTTCCATCGAAGGGAAATATATCGGTGATTTCCAGACCTTGGCCCAACATTTCAACACCATGCTCCGCTCCATCCGCGGCTCGGTGGAGCAGCTCAAGAAAAGTTCGGAAGAGACCCTTTACCTGGCCGAACAGTTGACCCAGACCATCCAACAGATGCACGGAGCCACGGAGGAGGTCTCTTCCACCATCCAGAACATCTCCAAGGGGGCGGAGGAACAGGCGGTCAAGGTCCAGGAGGCCTTCAATATCATCGACAAGATGGCCGGGAACATCCAAAGTTCCGCGGAGCTCCTGAGCACCTCCGAGAGGGTCGTGGCCCGGGCCAAGGAGACCTCGGCTGCGGGGAGCCGGGCGGTCCAACGGACGACGGTGCAAATGAACGCCATCCATGAGGTGGTCCAGAACTCGGCGCGGGAGGTGACCGAACTGGGCTTCCGCTCGAAGGCCATCGGCAAGGTCGTGGAGGTCATCACCCACATTTCGGACCAAACTAACCTTCTGGCCTTGAACGCCGCCATCGAAGCGGCCCGGGCCGGTGAGTATGGGCGCGGTTTCGCGGTGGTCGCCGAGGAGGTCAAAAAGCTCGCGGAGGGGAGCGCCGAAGCCGCCAACCAGATCGGTGTGATGATCCGCGAGATCCAAAAGGAGATATCGGTCGTGGTCAGTTCCATGGCTTCGGGCGCGGAAAAGGTCACCCAAGGTCTGGCCGTGGTATCGGAAGGTGGCGACGCCTTGAAGGAGATCCAAGCCGCATCCGACGAGGTGGCGGTCCAGGTCCAGGAAATATCCAAATCGTTCGAAAACCAGGCGGACCAGGCGGGAAAGGTGGTGGAGGCCATCACCAATATCGTGGCGGTTTCCGAGGAAAATGCCTCGGCCACCGAGGAGATATCCGCTTCGACCGAGGAATTGACGGCATCGATGGAATCCATGGTCGCCGCCGCGCGCCAGTTGGAAGGGGTGGCCCAACGGCTCCGGGAGGCTGCCGCGAACTTCAAGGAATGA
- a CDS encoding ATP-binding cassette domain-containing protein: MIEVKELVKTYGALAAVDRVTFSVPKGSILGLLGPNGAGKTTTMRILTTSLALSSGKATVAGFDVVEQPQEVRKRIGYLPEIPPIYQDMSVVNYLRFVADIKEVPSDQKANRVGEVLELLSLEDMGKRMIGHLSLGYRQRVGLAQALIHDPEVLILDEPTRGLDPKQIQEIRKLIKSLSGKKTIILSTHILPEVSSTCDDVVIIDRGRVVAADTVENLSQRVSGGKTLEIEVKGPQVEVAKALEKTEGVSTVKTADKEVRGLCRFEVTTDGSNEAREALFQTVVKNKWVLYQLTPLGMSLEDVFLKLTTKEGA; encoded by the coding sequence TTGATCGAAGTCAAAGAGTTGGTCAAAACCTATGGGGCTCTCGCGGCGGTCGACCGAGTGACCTTTTCGGTTCCCAAAGGTTCCATCCTGGGCCTTTTGGGGCCCAATGGGGCCGGCAAGACAACGACCATGCGGATCCTGACCACCTCCCTGGCCCTCAGCTCGGGTAAGGCGACGGTCGCCGGGTTCGACGTGGTGGAACAACCCCAGGAAGTCCGCAAGAGGATCGGTTACCTCCCCGAGATCCCGCCCATCTATCAGGACATGTCGGTGGTCAACTACCTTCGCTTCGTGGCGGACATCAAGGAAGTGCCTTCGGACCAAAAGGCGAACCGGGTGGGGGAGGTCCTGGAACTGCTTTCGCTCGAGGACATGGGCAAACGGATGATCGGGCATCTTTCCTTGGGTTACCGCCAAAGGGTGGGGTTGGCCCAGGCCCTGATCCACGACCCCGAGGTCTTGATCCTCGATGAGCCGACCCGGGGCCTGGACCCGAAACAGATCCAAGAGATCCGCAAATTGATCAAATCCTTAAGCGGGAAAAAGACCATCATTCTTTCCACCCATATCCTGCCCGAGGTTTCCTCGACCTGTGACGATGTGGTCATCATCGACCGGGGTCGGGTGGTGGCGGCGGATACGGTCGAGAACCTTTCCCAGCGGGTCTCCGGCGGAAAGACCCTGGAGATCGAAGTGAAGGGGCCCCAGGTGGAAGTGGCCAAGGCCCTGGAAAAGACGGAGGGCGTCTCAACGGTCAAGACCGCCGATAAGGAAGTGCGTGGACTTTGCCGTTTCGAGGTCACCACCGACGGGTCCAACGAGGCCCGGGAAGCGCTCTTCCAGACCGTCGTGAAGAACAAATGGGTCCTCTACCAGTTGACCCCGCTGGGCATGAGCTTGGAGGATGTTTTCTTGAAGCTGACCACCAAGGAGGGCGCCTAG
- a CDS encoding ABC transporter permease subunit, with protein sequence MNARKLSALVRKELTHYFSSFMGYVVLFAFFLISGFFYFLIVTQGRQASMQPVFQNLLVILLFVTPAITMRLWSEEEKSGTAELLKTSPLTVWEIVIGKFLGVTCFFLVTLVPTFIYLAFLVVLGNPDIPPVFANYLGYVLAAMGFFAVGLLASTFTENQIISAIIAFGMLLLLWVVGAAGSGAQGSLGDFLKYLSIFEHTNDFFSGIIDLGHIVYFLSLIFLGLFFSVKVLEGKRN encoded by the coding sequence GTGAACGCCCGCAAACTTTCAGCCCTGGTCCGCAAGGAATTGACCCACTATTTCTCCTCTTTTATGGGGTATGTGGTCCTCTTCGCCTTTTTCCTCATCAGCGGCTTCTTTTACTTCCTGATCGTGACCCAAGGGCGGCAGGCGAGCATGCAGCCTGTCTTCCAGAACTTGCTGGTCATCCTTCTTTTCGTGACCCCGGCCATCACCATGCGGCTTTGGAGCGAAGAGGAAAAATCAGGGACCGCTGAATTGTTGAAAACTTCGCCGCTGACGGTCTGGGAGATCGTGATCGGGAAATTCCTGGGTGTCACCTGCTTTTTCCTGGTGACCCTGGTCCCGACCTTCATTTACCTGGCCTTTCTCGTTGTCCTGGGGAATCCGGACATCCCCCCGGTCTTCGCCAATTACCTGGGGTATGTACTCGCGGCCATGGGATTCTTCGCCGTAGGTCTTTTGGCCTCGACGTTCACCGAGAACCAGATCATTTCGGCCATCATCGCCTTTGGAATGCTGCTTCTCCTTTGGGTGGTAGGGGCGGCCGGTTCGGGGGCCCAAGGTTCCCTTGGGGATTTCCTGAAGTACCTCTCCATCTTTGAACATACCAACGACTTTTTCTCCGGGATCATCGACCTGGGGCATATCGTCTACTTCCTGAGCCTCATTTTCCTGGGACTTTTCTTTTCAGTGAAAGTCTTGGAAGGCAAGAGGAACTGA
- a CDS encoding GldG family protein, whose product MNLNQTFIRIRSLNVVFLSVGMALLLGGILAVLVLDTTSWWNITLMALGLVLLILFLSANLADVKAVGKRRGTVVRANLTLVSVAMAGIIIGLNYIVSRHPFRYDMTSNKIYTLSDQTLEILGKLKQEVDVTMITSAKRSSAEIQKAQQLLEEYGKHSTKFRLKVVDGDRNPAEVQKLRVTEANTVVFESGANRKDVLQRDYITYSMMGRQPVPKFQGEAAFTSALLKMVDDSHKTFYLTEGHGERDLNSPQGDGLNGIKELLEKENYTVKSLNLLTSGKIPEDATLIGIIGPEKPFQNSEEVFLRDYLKKGGKMVLCVDPMVHSGLDALLKDFGLSLDNDYLVDMTMSIPPDPRNIVPQYMGHSIVQKLADSRVLTIMPFMRSIHKGTAALEGVVQGLLMQTTSNGYGGKDFKARTLKREPGDLSGPLDMGYACEYPVPGSSDKKARLVVIGGSNFMTNNFLQAPGNGDLAINCFSWAAEDENKISIHPKTEENRTVNLTTVSANLIKYVAVGLIPFGTLLLGGVVWYRRRSL is encoded by the coding sequence ATGAACTTGAACCAAACCTTCATCCGTATCCGTTCCCTGAACGTGGTCTTCCTCTCCGTGGGCATGGCTTTGCTGCTGGGGGGGATCCTGGCCGTCCTGGTGCTGGACACCACCAGTTGGTGGAACATCACCCTCATGGCACTGGGGTTGGTCCTCTTGATCCTATTCCTGTCGGCCAATCTGGCCGATGTGAAGGCGGTGGGTAAGAGACGCGGAACGGTCGTGAGGGCCAACCTGACCCTCGTTTCCGTCGCAATGGCCGGGATCATCATCGGCTTGAACTACATCGTTTCCCGCCATCCGTTTCGGTATGACATGACTTCGAACAAGATCTACACCCTCTCGGACCAGACGCTCGAGATCCTCGGCAAGCTCAAGCAGGAGGTCGATGTGACCATGATCACCTCGGCCAAGCGCTCTTCCGCCGAGATCCAAAAAGCCCAACAACTGCTCGAAGAATACGGGAAGCACTCGACCAAGTTCAGGTTGAAGGTGGTCGACGGGGACCGGAACCCCGCTGAGGTCCAAAAACTGAGGGTGACGGAGGCCAATACGGTCGTTTTCGAATCCGGGGCGAACCGCAAGGATGTGCTCCAGAGGGATTACATCACCTATTCCATGATGGGCCGTCAGCCGGTGCCGAAATTCCAAGGGGAAGCCGCTTTCACCTCGGCCCTCCTGAAGATGGTGGATGACTCTCACAAGACCTTCTATTTGACGGAAGGCCATGGGGAACGGGACCTGAACAGCCCCCAAGGGGACGGTTTGAACGGGATCAAGGAGCTTCTTGAGAAGGAAAACTACACGGTCAAAAGCTTGAACCTGCTGACCTCGGGGAAGATCCCCGAAGACGCCACTTTGATCGGCATCATTGGACCGGAAAAACCATTCCAAAATTCCGAGGAGGTGTTCCTGCGGGATTACCTTAAGAAAGGCGGGAAGATGGTCCTTTGTGTCGATCCCATGGTCCATTCGGGACTCGATGCCCTTCTCAAGGATTTTGGCCTGTCCCTGGACAACGATTATTTGGTCGATATGACCATGAGCATACCGCCCGACCCGCGCAACATCGTCCCCCAATACATGGGCCATTCCATCGTCCAAAAGCTGGCGGACAGTCGGGTCCTGACCATCATGCCGTTCATGCGGAGCATCCATAAGGGGACCGCGGCCCTCGAAGGTGTGGTCCAGGGGCTCCTGATGCAAACGACGTCCAACGGATATGGCGGGAAGGACTTCAAGGCCCGGACGCTCAAGCGGGAGCCCGGGGACTTGAGCGGCCCCCTCGACATGGGCTACGCCTGTGAATATCCCGTGCCGGGCTCGAGCGACAAGAAGGCCCGGTTGGTCGTGATCGGCGGCTCCAATTTCATGACCAACAATTTCCTCCAAGCTCCCGGGAACGGCGACTTGGCCATCAATTGCTTCAGCTGGGCGGCGGAGGATGAGAACAAGATCTCCATCCATCCGAAGACGGAGGAGAACCGGACCGTCAACCTGACCACCGTCAGTGCGAACCTGATCAAGTACGTCGCGGTAGGCCTTATTCCTTTCGGGACCCTCCTGCTCGGCGGGGTGGTCTGGTACCGCCGCCGTTCCCTCTGA
- a CDS encoding DUF4340 domain-containing protein — translation MKNFKTTYFYLLVVVLVGGYIYFFERGPAKKPEDDKKVAVLDRFVADEIQSIQVEDFSNSANVKMGPILMTKGDKDVWTIDSPKHYKADEATIRSLLTGIGDMNPETTIEAPSDLKQFGLDPPQGKCTLKSKSGQTFVLLVGNKAIGGSTVYVRPGDKNKVYLVGSYAADNLHKGLDSYRDRFFFKTDSVLARKVRVVRDGKTASFERDKGGQWNIVAPIQSKADTNKVRDLLNTISSLRIEEFVTDHPTDLKIYGLSSPHIRIEVQNSDSSGTHSILIGRKKLKTTNLYAKSGEEPYVGLVGEYIDKSLDLKIDDYRDKTALQFDGGAVKNLVVRRGSASYAYQKDVKGAWTCPGRPNADNEAKNLIDQLASETVLEFPPSDEATGLKEPVFQVEVTLADGSTANYRFGRREQGKVFVSSSRSKDVYKIADAVVSTMEGYYNSILTPVAAPAKSAQPSK, via the coding sequence TTGAAGAACTTCAAGACCACCTATTTTTATCTCCTGGTCGTAGTCCTCGTCGGCGGCTACATCTATTTCTTCGAGAGGGGACCGGCCAAGAAACCCGAGGATGATAAAAAGGTCGCGGTGCTCGACCGTTTCGTGGCCGATGAGATCCAGAGCATCCAGGTGGAGGACTTTTCGAACAGCGCCAATGTCAAGATGGGGCCCATCCTCATGACGAAGGGCGACAAGGACGTTTGGACGATCGATTCCCCTAAACACTACAAGGCGGATGAGGCCACGATCCGCTCTCTCCTGACGGGGATCGGGGACATGAACCCGGAAACGACCATTGAGGCACCCTCCGACCTGAAGCAATTCGGTTTGGACCCGCCCCAGGGGAAATGCACCCTCAAGTCCAAAAGCGGGCAGACCTTCGTCCTATTGGTCGGTAATAAAGCCATCGGCGGCTCGACGGTCTATGTGAGACCGGGAGACAAGAACAAGGTCTACTTGGTCGGCTCCTACGCGGCGGACAACCTGCATAAGGGTCTTGACTCCTACCGGGACCGCTTCTTTTTCAAGACCGATTCCGTCTTGGCCCGGAAGGTTCGTGTCGTCCGGGACGGGAAAACCGCCTCTTTCGAACGGGACAAGGGGGGGCAGTGGAACATCGTGGCCCCGATCCAGTCCAAGGCCGACACGAACAAGGTCCGGGACCTACTGAACACCATCAGTTCGCTCCGGATCGAGGAATTCGTCACGGACCATCCGACGGACCTCAAGATCTACGGACTTTCTTCCCCCCATATCCGCATTGAGGTGCAGAACAGCGACTCGTCCGGCACCCATTCCATCCTGATCGGGCGTAAAAAACTCAAGACGACCAATCTCTATGCCAAATCAGGCGAGGAGCCCTATGTGGGTTTGGTGGGGGAATATATCGACAAGTCCCTGGACCTCAAGATCGACGATTATCGGGATAAAACGGCCCTTCAATTCGATGGCGGAGCGGTCAAGAATTTGGTGGTCCGCCGGGGGAGCGCCTCCTATGCCTATCAAAAGGACGTGAAGGGAGCATGGACCTGTCCCGGACGGCCGAACGCCGATAACGAGGCCAAGAACTTGATCGACCAATTGGCGTCGGAGACCGTCCTCGAATTCCCGCCCTCCGATGAGGCTACGGGGCTGAAAGAACCCGTTTTCCAGGTGGAGGTGACCCTGGCGGATGGGAGCACGGCCAACTATCGTTTTGGGCGGCGGGAGCAAGGGAAGGTCTTCGTCAGTTCCAGCCGGTCCAAGGACGTCTATAAGATCGCGGATGCCGTCGTTTCCACGATGGAAGGCTACTACAATTCGATCCTGACGCCGGTGGCGGCCCCGGCGAAGTCCGCTCAGCCCTCCAAGTAA
- the tatC gene encoding twin-arginine translocase subunit TatC, which yields MSEPVQDRPKYLTEHLSELRRALIRSGFFALAGMALAFWRSDLLFAWLLRPFLQVLSKPSAAVAHVHELQTLNPTEAFMVDMKLAAIAGILLASPFLLVQIWSFVSPALKAHERGAMLTVFILFLAFFFGGLAFGYYLIVPMALDFLIRYNLDFHFIPQWTLQGYFAFVVNFLLIFGFLFELPLVLAALVSIGIATPAFLSQKRKHAVVGSFILALFVAPSADPVTQTIVAVPLILLYEIGILLSKVAFYRRNRHDPPQAGSIDI from the coding sequence ATGTCCGAGCCCGTCCAAGACCGGCCCAAATATCTGACCGAACACCTGAGCGAACTTCGGAGAGCCCTGATCCGCAGCGGGTTCTTCGCCCTCGCCGGGATGGCGCTGGCCTTTTGGCGTTCGGACCTTCTTTTCGCCTGGCTCTTGAGGCCTTTTCTTCAAGTTTTGTCCAAACCCTCGGCGGCCGTCGCCCACGTGCATGAGCTCCAGACCCTGAACCCGACCGAAGCCTTCATGGTGGATATGAAGCTGGCGGCCATCGCCGGGATCCTCTTGGCTTCCCCGTTCCTCTTGGTCCAGATCTGGTCCTTCGTTTCCCCCGCATTGAAAGCCCATGAGCGGGGGGCCATGTTGACCGTCTTCATCCTTTTCTTGGCGTTCTTTTTCGGGGGCCTGGCCTTTGGCTATTACCTGATCGTGCCGATGGCCTTGGATTTCCTGATCCGATACAACCTGGATTTCCATTTCATCCCTCAATGGACCCTCCAGGGCTATTTCGCCTTCGTCGTCAATTTCCTGTTGATCTTCGGGTTCCTGTTCGAACTTCCACTGGTGCTGGCCGCCCTGGTCTCCATCGGGATCGCCACACCCGCCTTCCTCAGCCAGAAGCGCAAGCATGCCGTCGTCGGTTCCTTCATCCTGGCGCTTTTTGTCGCGCCCAGCGCCGATCCGGTGACCCAGACCATCGTGGCGGTCCCATTGATCCTGCTCTACGAGATCGGGATCCTCCTGTCGAAAGTCGCCTTCTACCGCCGCAACCGCCATGATCCGCCGCAGGCTGGCTCGATTGACATTTAA
- the fsa gene encoding fructose-6-phosphate aldolase, whose protein sequence is MKFFLDTANLEEIKQGVAWGLVDGVTTNPSLVAKEGVDFHGRIQEICSLVNGSVSAEVTATDFDGMMKEGHTLAKLHPNVTVKVPLIPEGIKACRALSQEGIKVNVTLCFSPSQALLAAKSGATFISPFVGRLDDVSNNGMQLIRDIILIYKNYGFKTQVLAASLRHPQHIVESAMAGADVGTMPFSVLKTLFNHPLTDIGLKRFLADWEKVKDKVMKS, encoded by the coding sequence ATGAAATTCTTCTTGGATACCGCGAACTTGGAGGAGATCAAACAAGGGGTGGCCTGGGGCCTGGTGGACGGCGTGACCACGAATCCGTCCCTGGTCGCCAAGGAGGGAGTGGATTTTCATGGCCGTATCCAGGAGATCTGTTCCCTGGTGAACGGCTCGGTCTCGGCGGAGGTCACGGCGACGGACTTTGACGGGATGATGAAAGAGGGTCACACCCTGGCCAAGCTCCACCCCAACGTCACGGTCAAGGTGCCCCTTATCCCGGAAGGCATCAAGGCCTGCCGGGCCCTTTCCCAGGAAGGCATCAAGGTCAATGTGACCCTTTGTTTTTCCCCCTCCCAGGCCCTCTTGGCCGCGAAATCCGGGGCTACTTTCATCAGTCCCTTCGTGGGCCGGCTGGACGACGTCTCGAACAATGGCATGCAGCTCATCCGTGATATCATCCTGATCTACAAGAACTACGGCTTCAAGACCCAGGTCCTGGCCGCTTCCTTGCGGCATCCCCAGCATATCGTCGAGTCCGCCATGGCGGGCGCCGATGTGGGGACCATGCCCTTCAGCGTTTTGAAGACCCTTTTCAACCACCCCTTGACCGATATCGGGCTCAAGCGCTTCCTGGCGGACTGGGAAAAGGTCAAGGACAAGGTCATGAAGTCCTGA
- a CDS encoding DUF2905 domain-containing protein has product MELPQVGKLLMGIGCGLVLFGFFLWVGGKSSLWGDLPGDIRVEKGSLTFYFPIVTCLLLSFLVSFILWVLSKFE; this is encoded by the coding sequence TTGGAACTACCCCAAGTCGGCAAGTTGCTCATGGGCATTGGGTGCGGGTTGGTCCTTTTCGGATTTTTCCTTTGGGTGGGCGGCAAGTCGTCCTTATGGGGTGACCTCCCGGGGGATATCCGGGTCGAAAAGGGAAGTCTCACCTTCTATTTCCCGATCGTGACCTGTCTTTTGTTGTCCTTCCTTGTTTCTTTCATCCTGTGGGTGTTGTCGAAGTTCGAATGA
- a CDS encoding SpoIID/LytB domain-containing protein, whose protein sequence is MRPLFFLFAAFWAIAGCETIGHQANPWEAPAEVVRSAPEVAPGPDVPPLTIRVAIVVKHSSVKLQAPEEFQLSGFPWSTPTFRSGGKSYREIVLTSDRLYSGRAFIRPSGEGMIRVDGKNFNGSIEVVEAGKGLLTVINELPFEDYVMGVLAGEVPGNGPAEALKAQAIAARTFAFLNRLQAREKGQPYDLENTALFQMYQGSDRVTEPIRRAVLSSRGEILTYRNKPIEAFFHSNCGGRTADASTVWFQDRPYLRSVPCSFGDHGVHFHWSAEVPMDDLVQKLRGAGVELSDIAGLTVLSRDEGNRILKLAIRDGDGTVKEMKGSTFRMAIGPDVIRSTRFEVRIGDSMVRFTGKGWGHGVGLCQEGAFGMAQKGYSAFDILRYYYRGVMVERMESYP, encoded by the coding sequence ATGAGACCCCTCTTTTTTCTTTTCGCCGCATTTTGGGCCATCGCCGGATGCGAGACCATCGGCCATCAGGCGAATCCCTGGGAAGCCCCGGCGGAGGTCGTTCGATCGGCGCCGGAGGTCGCTCCCGGACCGGACGTTCCACCGCTCACCATCCGGGTGGCCATTGTGGTCAAACATAGCTCCGTCAAACTCCAGGCTCCTGAGGAATTCCAGCTTTCGGGTTTTCCTTGGAGCACACCCACCTTTCGGTCGGGAGGGAAAAGCTATCGGGAGATTGTCCTGACCTCCGACCGTCTCTACTCCGGAAGGGCCTTTATCCGGCCCTCGGGCGAAGGGATGATCCGGGTGGACGGGAAGAATTTCAATGGTTCCATCGAGGTGGTCGAAGCCGGGAAGGGCCTTTTGACCGTCATCAATGAGCTGCCTTTCGAGGATTATGTGATGGGGGTCCTGGCCGGTGAAGTCCCGGGGAACGGGCCGGCCGAAGCCCTCAAGGCCCAGGCCATCGCGGCCCGCACTTTCGCCTTCTTGAACCGCCTTCAAGCCCGGGAAAAGGGACAGCCCTACGACCTGGAGAACACGGCCCTTTTTCAAATGTACCAAGGGTCCGACCGGGTCACCGAACCTATCCGCCGAGCGGTCCTATCGAGCCGGGGCGAGATCCTGACCTATCGAAACAAACCCATCGAGGCCTTTTTTCATTCCAATTGCGGAGGGAGAACGGCCGATGCCTCCACCGTCTGGTTCCAGGACCGACCTTATCTTCGCTCGGTCCCCTGTTCCTTCGGGGACCATGGGGTCCATTTCCATTGGTCGGCCGAAGTCCCGATGGATGACCTGGTCCAAAAGCTCCGGGGGGCGGGGGTGGAACTGTCCGACATCGCGGGTCTGACGGTCCTTTCGCGCGATGAAGGGAACCGGATCCTCAAGTTGGCGATCCGGGACGGGGACGGAACGGTCAAGGAGATGAAAGGATCGACCTTCCGCATGGCCATAGGTCCCGATGTCATCCGGAGTACACGCTTCGAGGTCCGGATCGGCGACTCCATGGTCCGCTTCACGGGGAAGGGCTGGGGCCATGGAGTGGGTCTTTGCCAGGAGGGGGCCTTTGGGATGGCCCAAAAGGGCTATTCAGCCTTTGATATCCTTCGTTATTACTATCGTGGGGTCATGGTGGAGAGAATGGAAAGTTACCCATGA
- the queA gene encoding tRNA preQ1(34) S-adenosylmethionine ribosyltransferase-isomerase QueA, with protein sequence MKTELFDYLLPFERIAQYPLQKRDASRMLVLDRKTGRVEHSHVRDLPQWLLPGDLMIVNRTKVIPARLHALKPETGAKIEIFLLRPALGAGQASTELPHEWEALVSPAKRIKTPCVLRLEGKGEAAVLESIGEGHFIVRLNHVGNLRRFLAAHGHVPLPPYIKRADETGDRSRYQTVFAREEGSVAAPTAGLHFTQALLRSLADRGVRKSPVTLHVGLGTFLGITADEVEDHVMHPEWFEVPAATVREIQRAKARPGRVVAVGTTSVRALESAAQADGSFRTEPDETRLFITPGYRFRTVDVLFTNFHQPKSTLLMLVSAFAGRERVLAAYQEAIREGYRFLSYGDAMLIL encoded by the coding sequence ATGAAAACCGAACTTTTCGATTATTTGCTGCCGTTTGAAAGGATCGCCCAGTATCCCCTGCAGAAGAGGGATGCCTCCCGGATGCTGGTCCTGGACCGCAAGACGGGACGGGTGGAGCACAGCCATGTCCGGGACCTGCCCCAATGGCTCCTGCCGGGGGACCTGATGATCGTCAACCGGACCAAGGTCATTCCGGCCCGCTTGCATGCCCTGAAGCCCGAAACCGGGGCGAAGATCGAGATATTCCTGCTGCGGCCGGCCTTGGGGGCAGGCCAGGCTTCCACCGAGCTTCCTCATGAGTGGGAGGCACTGGTCTCCCCGGCCAAGCGCATCAAGACGCCTTGTGTCCTGCGATTGGAAGGCAAGGGGGAAGCGGCGGTGCTGGAGTCGATCGGGGAAGGCCACTTCATCGTCCGGCTCAATCACGTGGGAAACCTGCGTCGATTCCTTGCCGCTCATGGTCATGTCCCCTTGCCGCCCTACATCAAACGGGCGGACGAAACGGGCGACCGGAGCCGGTATCAGACCGTCTTCGCCCGTGAGGAAGGATCGGTAGCCGCCCCGACGGCCGGACTCCATTTCACGCAGGCTCTTCTAAGGTCCCTTGCGGATCGGGGAGTGCGAAAAAGTCCCGTGACCCTCCATGTGGGCCTGGGGACCTTTCTGGGGATCACGGCCGATGAGGTGGAGGACCATGTGATGCATCCCGAATGGTTCGAGGTTCCGGCCGCCACCGTCCGGGAGATCCAAAGGGCCAAGGCCCGCCCGGGACGGGTCGTGGCCGTCGGGACGACCTCGGTCCGGGCCTTGGAATCCGCGGCCCAGGCCGATGGGTCCTTCCGGACGGAGCCCGATGAGACCCGTCTTTTCATCACCCCGGGCTATCGTTTCCGGACGGTGGACGTCCTTTTCACGAATTTCCATCAGCCCAAGTCCACCCTTCTGATGCTGGTGAGCGCCTTTGCCGGCCGGGAAAGGGTCTTGGCGGCCTATCAGGAGGCGATCCGGGAAGGTTACCGGTTCCTGTCCTATGGGGACGCCATGCTGATCCTATAG
- a CDS encoding GNAT family N-acetyltransferase produces MGLIEREFILKVVPAKFHHRNAMVEINKAAAPKWHQLRHLNAALKEKRAFIAFVGRIPAGFLIWTKDFYSHYFIDLVVVHPKMRRYGVASAMIRAMEAFSAGNKLFSSTNKSNVAMQSVFERNGFVKSGFISHLDRNNPELIYYKMSPARPGNGSASKRKPRKRVGKSGKRKRARR; encoded by the coding sequence ATGGGCCTCATTGAACGCGAATTCATATTGAAGGTCGTTCCAGCCAAGTTCCATCACCGTAACGCCATGGTGGAGATCAACAAGGCCGCGGCCCCCAAGTGGCACCAACTCCGCCACCTCAACGCCGCCCTCAAGGAAAAGCGGGCCTTCATCGCTTTCGTAGGTCGCATCCCGGCGGGATTCCTCATTTGGACCAAGGATTTCTACAGCCATTATTTCATCGACCTAGTGGTGGTCCATCCGAAGATGAGGCGCTATGGGGTGGCCTCGGCCATGATCCGGGCGATGGAAGCCTTCAGCGCAGGGAACAAGCTCTTTTCCTCGACCAACAAATCCAATGTGGCCATGCAGTCGGTCTTCGAGAGGAACGGGTTCGTCAAGTCCGGCTTCATCTCCCATTTGGACCGGAACAACCCCGAACTGATCTACTACAAGATGTCCCCGGCACGGCCGGGAAACGGGTCGGCATCGAAAAGAAAGCCCCGCAAAAGGGTCGGGAAATCCGGAAAACGAAAACGCGCCCGCCGCTGA